A part of Citrifermentans bremense genomic DNA contains:
- a CDS encoding HlyD family secretion protein, whose protein sequence is MAEHTTETTENNGANPAPTGERKGLNKKQRGGIVLLVIVIIGALLGVHRWVRSKTHIETDNAFIESHVHSIASRVPGLVQRVAVVDNQFVHKGDLLVELDPSDYRAREGSASASVEMAKNETSGDYAQVESARANVGLATARLEQANLDLRRAEALFAKEVIPREQLDRQRTAHRVAQMQLKEAQEAEKKAKAMIGISGTGSKDARVAEKQAELETARLNLSYTRIVAPSDGFVTRKGVEPGNYVQPGQALMAVVALEGAWITANYKESQLAKVRPGQRVEFTVDTYPGRKFTGKVESIMAGTGAAFSLLPPENATGNYVKVTQRIPIRIAIDRGSDPEHLLRVGMSVVPTILTGQSFGDVVGFGR, encoded by the coding sequence ATGGCTGAACATACGACCGAGACTACCGAAAATAACGGGGCAAATCCGGCGCCGACTGGCGAGCGGAAGGGCCTGAACAAGAAGCAGCGCGGCGGCATCGTCCTCCTTGTGATCGTCATAATCGGGGCCCTTTTGGGTGTGCACCGGTGGGTCCGGAGCAAGACCCACATCGAAACGGACAACGCGTTCATCGAGTCGCATGTCCACTCCATCGCCAGTCGTGTTCCGGGGCTGGTGCAGCGGGTAGCGGTGGTGGACAACCAGTTCGTGCACAAGGGCGACCTGCTGGTCGAACTTGACCCGTCCGACTACCGGGCGCGCGAGGGAAGCGCTTCGGCTTCCGTGGAAATGGCCAAGAACGAGACCTCAGGCGACTACGCGCAGGTGGAGAGCGCACGGGCCAACGTCGGTTTGGCAACTGCCCGGCTGGAGCAGGCAAACCTGGACCTGAGACGGGCCGAGGCGCTTTTCGCCAAGGAAGTTATTCCCCGCGAGCAGCTGGACCGGCAGCGCACGGCACACCGGGTCGCGCAGATGCAGCTCAAGGAGGCGCAGGAGGCGGAAAAAAAGGCGAAGGCCATGATCGGCATTTCCGGCACCGGCTCCAAGGATGCCAGGGTCGCCGAGAAGCAGGCTGAACTTGAGACCGCACGCCTGAACCTCTCCTATACCCGCATCGTCGCCCCCAGCGACGGCTTCGTGACCAGGAAGGGGGTAGAGCCGGGAAACTACGTGCAGCCGGGCCAGGCGCTCATGGCCGTGGTTGCGCTGGAGGGGGCATGGATCACGGCGAACTACAAGGAAAGCCAGCTGGCTAAGGTGCGGCCGGGTCAGCGCGTCGAGTTCACCGTGGACACCTACCCGGGACGGAAATTCACAGGGAAGGTCGAAAGCATAATGGCTGGAACCGGGGCAGCCTTCTCGCTGCTGCCACCCGAAAACGCCACGGGGAACTACGTCAAGGTGACCCAGAGGATCCCGATCCGGATCGCCATCGACCGCGGCAGCGATCCCGAGCACCTGTTGCGGGTCGGGATGAGCGTGGTCCCCACCATCCTCACCGGCCAGAGCTTCGGCGACGTGGTCGGTTTCGGCCGCTGA
- a CDS encoding TolC family protein, giving the protein MRRALIILALMALTGTGAARAETLTLKECLNKAAASSRGLKANTHDVAIAQEQIAIARSARLPRVDLQAGYTAQLDAQAVKFGNVVQETQDPRYPFLNLSIYNTLYDFGRTGAREARARLQRDAAQFSHSGQEQDLFLEVVRAYFGILAADKLVGAANDEVVQMTAHQKTAQALFEEGVVTRNDLLQAEVRVASSRQNLYSALNQVQNGWLYLNYLTGAPAGYRADLQEQTDIPPLPDEQAAPDLSRRGEISALRAVVSADEQTVKEAKSDYYPEIFAKFGLDYLDNSKVREQTIYAATLGLKVNLFDGAAKEARIRQAVESRARDEERMRDLEDRVRLELSTAQNDMKVALTRLQVAEKAIAQGVENLRITRDRYQEKVGTATEVIDAQTLLTQTRTDYFRSVFDLQVAAARVKRATGEL; this is encoded by the coding sequence ATGCGAAGAGCGTTGATCATACTGGCATTGATGGCCCTCACTGGAACAGGCGCGGCAAGGGCCGAGACCCTCACGCTGAAGGAGTGCCTGAACAAGGCGGCTGCCAGCAGCAGGGGACTCAAGGCGAACACCCATGATGTCGCGATCGCCCAGGAACAGATCGCCATCGCCCGCAGCGCAAGGCTCCCCCGGGTGGACCTGCAGGCAGGCTACACCGCCCAGCTTGACGCACAGGCCGTGAAATTCGGCAACGTCGTCCAGGAAACCCAGGATCCCCGCTACCCCTTCCTGAACCTCAGCATCTACAACACCCTGTACGATTTCGGCCGCACCGGCGCGCGCGAGGCGAGAGCCCGTCTGCAGCGCGATGCGGCGCAGTTCTCCCACTCGGGCCAGGAGCAGGACCTGTTCCTGGAGGTGGTGCGCGCCTACTTCGGCATCCTCGCCGCGGATAAGCTGGTCGGCGCAGCCAACGACGAGGTGGTCCAGATGACCGCCCACCAGAAGACGGCGCAGGCGCTGTTCGAGGAGGGTGTGGTGACGCGAAACGACCTCTTGCAGGCCGAGGTGCGCGTGGCTTCCAGCAGGCAGAACCTTTACAGCGCCCTGAACCAGGTCCAAAACGGCTGGCTCTACCTGAACTACCTCACCGGCGCCCCGGCCGGTTACCGCGCCGACCTCCAGGAACAGACGGACATCCCCCCCCTTCCCGACGAGCAGGCGGCACCGGACCTCTCCAGGCGCGGCGAAATCTCGGCCCTCAGGGCCGTGGTCAGTGCTGACGAACAGACCGTCAAAGAGGCAAAAAGCGATTACTACCCCGAGATCTTCGCGAAGTTCGGCCTGGACTACCTGGACAACAGCAAGGTCCGCGAACAGACCATCTATGCGGCCACGCTCGGGCTCAAGGTGAACCTCTTCGACGGTGCCGCCAAGGAAGCGAGGATCCGCCAGGCGGTCGAATCGCGGGCAAGGGACGAGGAGCGGATGAGGGACCTGGAGGACCGGGTCAGGCTCGAACTCTCCACGGCCCAAAACGACATGAAGGTCGCGCTCACAAGGCTCCAGGTCGCCGAGAAGGCGATAGCCCAGGGGGTGGAAAACCTACGCATCACCCGCGACCGCTATCAGGAAAAAGTAGGCACCGCCACCGAGGTCATCGACGCACAGACCCTCCTCACCCAGACCAGGACCGACTACTTTCGCAGCGTCTTCGATCTGCAGGTTGCCGCCGCCCGCGTGAAAAGGGCGACCGGAGAGCTTTGA
- a CDS encoding MarR family winged helix-turn-helix transcriptional regulator translates to MPARTPIEIEKTLGFLLSKAYQRASLIFKEHFDDYDLTPQQFGLLGFLWREDGLSQSVLSARSQIDRTTMGGLIDRLEKEGLVARQADPDDRRAYRICLTEKGKALQPELTPLALKAQRKLVAKLTPEEQETLKSLLEKIRS, encoded by the coding sequence ATGCCAGCAAGAACACCGATCGAGATAGAGAAGACTCTGGGGTTTCTCCTGTCGAAGGCCTATCAGCGCGCCAGCCTCATCTTCAAGGAGCACTTCGACGATTACGATTTAACTCCGCAGCAATTCGGCCTCTTGGGTTTTCTGTGGCGCGAGGACGGCCTGAGCCAGTCTGTGCTCTCGGCCAGGAGCCAGATCGACAGGACCACCATGGGGGGGCTGATCGACAGGCTGGAAAAGGAGGGGCTCGTGGCAAGGCAGGCGGACCCGGACGACCGCCGCGCCTATCGCATCTGCCTCACGGAAAAGGGGAAGGCGCTGCAGCCGGAACTTACGCCGCTGGCGCTGAAAGCCCAGCGGAAGCTGGTAGCCAAACTGACCCCTGAAGAACAGGAAACCTTGAAGTCGCTGTTGGAAAAGATCCGCAGCTGA
- a CDS encoding aldehyde ferredoxin oxidoreductase C-terminal domain-containing protein has product MRYAEAGYYLEIDLATGNIERVATDPKLMQLHLGGLGTSIKEHWDRVPPEVKAFDPENHLIFSTGLLNATPAFSANRSVVTFVSPQSGTLAYPMMGGFFAAELKYAGYDKVIFKNKSPNWVYLYINNDKVEIRDASHLQGRGAVETQELIRKELNLPKAQVAAIGLAGENRVFTASIEQSRSSASRLGGGAVMGDKKIKAIAVRGTKDIYLARPDEFMEQMKGVTDYIKYRWANPIKDVMTILSGIGSPQEMLHTDEKWHTENFAWGNARTRRRDFWTEEIDESWSKSQHAAVKRLISCFNCPTHCGALISHKDTPRYMAKCFGKLTYAMAAYVDDLDFSWKILQRATEYGVDSFSTPQILAFAVELYEAGILTDKDFAGCPSDKEGRFFWLLDRVVRREGIGDVLADGVYFAARKIGNGAEAFDHNTIKKHEQLPVKLGTLDPLYFLMYSTNEKISITQMEGQWPQSAFPTMEQREEFVRDWPQIPHEGFKQYVLDWELRGEKSIPYYPTPDMCSEIVDWMEMMHNIDDAVGMCCGMSSFCLKPPYHIHNYPKLISAATGMDLDEDGLKEIANRNRNLHRAYNNRKGIRRADEKPPQDHWKKRFPELEEELLSTYYKYKGWNEDGIPTREKLEELGLGYVANDLEMRGILKNGEN; this is encoded by the coding sequence ATGAGATATGCAGAGGCAGGATACTATCTGGAAATCGACCTGGCGACGGGAAATATCGAGCGTGTAGCGACCGACCCCAAGCTGATGCAACTTCATCTTGGCGGGTTGGGTACCAGCATCAAGGAACACTGGGACAGGGTCCCGCCAGAGGTTAAGGCCTTTGACCCTGAAAATCACCTTATCTTCAGCACCGGTCTTTTAAACGCTACGCCTGCTTTCAGTGCCAACCGTTCTGTCGTCACCTTCGTTTCGCCGCAGTCTGGAACCTTGGCGTACCCGATGATGGGGGGATTTTTCGCAGCTGAACTCAAATACGCCGGCTATGACAAGGTGATCTTCAAGAACAAGTCACCCAACTGGGTGTACCTGTACATCAACAACGACAAGGTGGAGATACGCGACGCCTCGCATCTGCAGGGGCGAGGCGCTGTTGAAACTCAGGAACTCATCCGCAAAGAACTGAATCTGCCCAAAGCCCAGGTCGCAGCCATCGGCCTTGCCGGGGAGAACCGCGTCTTCACGGCTTCCATCGAGCAGTCCAGGTCGAGCGCCAGCAGGCTCGGCGGCGGCGCTGTCATGGGAGACAAGAAGATAAAGGCAATTGCCGTTCGCGGGACAAAGGACATCTATCTCGCCCGGCCAGATGAGTTTATGGAACAGATGAAGGGGGTGACGGACTACATCAAGTACAGATGGGCCAACCCCATCAAGGACGTGATGACCATCTTGTCCGGCATCGGGTCTCCGCAGGAGATGCTGCACACGGACGAAAAGTGGCACACAGAGAACTTTGCCTGGGGCAATGCACGCACCCGGAGAAGAGACTTCTGGACCGAAGAAATCGACGAGTCCTGGTCGAAGTCACAGCACGCCGCGGTAAAGCGGTTGATAAGCTGCTTTAACTGTCCCACGCATTGCGGGGCTCTGATATCCCACAAAGACACGCCGAGATACATGGCGAAGTGCTTCGGGAAACTCACCTATGCAATGGCGGCCTACGTCGATGACTTGGACTTTTCCTGGAAAATACTTCAACGCGCCACTGAGTATGGCGTCGACTCCTTCTCTACTCCCCAAATTCTGGCCTTCGCCGTTGAACTTTATGAAGCCGGCATCCTGACGGACAAGGACTTCGCCGGCTGCCCGTCGGATAAGGAGGGGAGATTCTTCTGGCTCCTCGACAGGGTCGTGCGGCGGGAAGGAATCGGCGACGTGCTGGCTGACGGCGTCTATTTCGCCGCCCGCAAGATCGGCAACGGCGCCGAGGCCTTCGATCACAACACCATCAAGAAGCACGAGCAGCTCCCGGTCAAGCTCGGAACGCTGGATCCGCTCTATTTCCTCATGTACTCCACCAACGAGAAGATAAGCATCACCCAGATGGAAGGGCAGTGGCCCCAGTCTGCTTTTCCGACCATGGAGCAGAGAGAGGAGTTCGTAAGGGATTGGCCCCAGATTCCCCACGAAGGGTTCAAGCAGTATGTGCTGGACTGGGAACTGAGGGGAGAAAAGTCGATCCCTTATTATCCGACGCCTGACATGTGCTCCGAAATCGTCGACTGGATGGAGATGATGCACAACATCGACGATGCGGTAGGTATGTGCTGCGGCATGTCGTCGTTCTGCCTGAAACCTCCCTACCACATTCACAACTACCCCAAATTGATCTCTGCCGCGACCGGAATGGACCTGGACGAGGATGGGCTGAAAGAAATCGCCAACAGGAACCGGAACCTCCACAGGGCATACAACAACAGGAAAGGGATCAGAAGGGCCGACGAGAAGCCGCCACAGGATCACTGGAAAAAGAGATTCCCGGAACTGGAAGAAGAACTGTTGTCGACCTATTACAAATACAAGGGATGGAACGAAGACGGTATTCCCACTAGAGAAAAGCTGGAAGAGCTGGGTCTGGGCTACGTCGCTAACGATTTGGAAATGAGGGGGATACTGAAAAATGGCGAAAATTAA
- a CDS encoding 4Fe-4S dicluster domain-containing protein: MAKIKKKIRTITVNADKCNGCRTCEVMCSAFHAVPPYSSNNPGRSRIQIITDRLGDIWLPVFAGEYTEAECMGRNKYIIDGKEYRECDSCRASCPARDLFKEPDSGLPLKCDMCDGEDEPICVKWCLVDALSYEEREEEVEEEKPNMTQMEIGLEQFAKKHGLQTVIDTVTRMAKKG; the protein is encoded by the coding sequence ATGGCGAAAATTAAGAAAAAGATCAGAACTATCACTGTCAATGCGGACAAGTGCAACGGTTGTCGGACCTGTGAGGTGATGTGCTCGGCTTTCCACGCGGTTCCGCCCTACAGCAGTAACAATCCGGGACGGTCCCGCATCCAGATCATCACCGACCGGCTGGGGGACATCTGGCTTCCCGTTTTCGCCGGCGAGTATACCGAAGCCGAGTGCATGGGGAGAAACAAGTACATAATCGACGGCAAGGAATACCGGGAGTGCGATTCCTGCAGGGCTTCCTGCCCGGCAAGGGACCTGTTCAAGGAACCTGACTCCGGCCTTCCTCTCAAGTGCGACATGTGCGATGGCGAAGATGAGCCGATCTGCGTCAAGTGGTGTCTGGTCGACGCCCTGAGCTATGAGGAACGCGAAGAGGAAGTGGAAGAGGAAAAACCGAATATGACCCAGATGGAGATCGGCCTCGAACAATTCGCAAAGAAACATGGGTTGCAAACGGTAATAGACACCGTCACCCGCATGGCAAAGAAGGGATAG
- a CDS encoding DVU_1557 family redox protein yields MKEPMNSYEQIVLDVSDEGERLLEDRLIQRGDVQRVIHHAEATGKKLVHRGTGRALAFYRPKSVTYWVEYSQNGEVFRVFTAYSHRMVLKSSGSTKEWVKSGAGSDWHCDQCRTPLEVQTVRLQYMQSIFPINLPACSGCGFILIDEELAIGKVAEAEQALEDK; encoded by the coding sequence ATGAAAGAACCTATGAACTCTTATGAGCAGATTGTTTTAGATGTCTCCGATGAGGGTGAGCGCCTTTTGGAGGATCGCCTGATCCAGAGAGGCGACGTGCAAAGAGTCATCCATCACGCCGAGGCGACCGGGAAGAAACTGGTCCACCGTGGCACTGGCCGTGCTCTCGCCTTCTACCGCCCAAAATCGGTCACCTATTGGGTGGAGTACAGCCAGAACGGTGAGGTCTTTCGTGTCTTCACCGCCTATTCGCACAGGATGGTGCTGAAGTCGAGCGGAAGCACGAAAGAATGGGTCAAGTCCGGAGCCGGGAGCGACTGGCATTGCGACCAGTGCCGGACTCCCCTCGAAGTTCAAACAGTCAGGCTTCAGTACATGCAGTCTATATTCCCCATCAATCTTCCGGCCTGCTCGGGCTGCGGATTCATACTCATTGACGAGGAACTGGCTATAGGCAAAGTGGCTGAGGCAGAGCAGGCGCTGGAAGACAAGTAG
- the trsM gene encoding DVU_1556 family methyltransferase, with product MMHDAAFDWKEIHDAVGQCLRPGGPLLTDRALEVCNLPAGSVVADIGCGAGGTLQHLERSRLFRLVGVDASLTLLAVAATRLETARLVYGRAEKLPFEKESIEALFCECVLSIVGDKLAALDEFARVVKDGGFLVLSDVFKKAGGGEAGGLLSRAELIDSLSRRGFTVLLWEVHDRLLKEFAVRMIFAGKSLPQLWGCGQEKKEVMNRGISYYLLVAGKGGASFDAAGNGTEGPS from the coding sequence ATGATGCACGATGCTGCTTTTGACTGGAAGGAGATTCATGACGCCGTGGGGCAATGCCTGCGTCCCGGAGGCCCACTGCTGACCGATAGGGCGTTGGAGGTCTGCAATCTTCCAGCGGGCTCTGTGGTCGCCGATATAGGCTGCGGCGCTGGAGGAACCCTGCAGCACCTTGAACGGAGCCGCCTTTTCAGGCTGGTAGGGGTCGACGCTTCACTGACGCTTCTTGCGGTGGCTGCCACGAGACTGGAAACCGCTCGACTCGTCTACGGCCGGGCGGAAAAACTCCCCTTCGAGAAAGAAAGCATCGAGGCCCTCTTCTGTGAGTGCGTCCTTTCAATCGTTGGCGACAAGCTGGCGGCTCTCGATGAGTTTGCGCGGGTGGTGAAGGACGGAGGCTTTCTGGTCTTAAGCGATGTATTCAAAAAAGCCGGGGGGGGCGAAGCGGGTGGGCTCCTGTCGCGAGCGGAGCTCATTGACTCACTATCGAGGCGCGGGTTCACCGTTTTGCTTTGGGAAGTGCATGACCGGTTGCTTAAGGAGTTCGCCGTCCGCATGATCTTCGCCGGTAAATCTCTGCCGCAGTTATGGGGATGCGGCCAGGAAAAGAAAGAAGTAATGAACAGAGGAATCAGCTACTACCTTCTGGTTGCCGGAAAAGGGGGGGCGTCTTTTGACGCAGCCGGAAATGGAACGGAGGGACCATCATGA